The following are encoded together in the Montipora foliosa isolate CH-2021 chromosome 12, ASM3666993v2, whole genome shotgun sequence genome:
- the LOC137980934 gene encoding uncharacterized protein — MEKVAETIKQEFALPQKELAVFNGDPLEYWSFITSFQNSIEANATSESEKLMYLLQYTSGAAKDTMKCCSVMDPPIGYERERMLLEKRFGQPFTIANEHVTKLTHGPPLRETDRKGLLAFSDQLKSCEHTLESIGYLDEINSADNLRRIVMRLPFHLRTKFVGVADQIQQSGQCPNISHIAEFVKVNARAANNPVFGCLMDTEHEITDHLRRRPKTRKPLFPNERSTAFNTS, encoded by the coding sequence ATGGAAAAGGTGGCAGAAACGATTAAACAAGAATTTGCACTACCACAGAAGGAGCTAGCAGTCTTCAATGGTGACCCCCTCGAATACTGGAGTTTCATCACATCGTTTCAAAACAGCATCGAAGCAAATGCAACAAGTGAAAGCGAAAAGCTCATGTATCTACTACAGTACACGTCTGGTGCAGCAAAGGACACTATGAAATGTTGTTCGGTTATGGACCCGCCCATAGGATATGAGAGGGAAAGAATGCtacttgaaaaaagatttgGACAACCCTTCACCATTGCTAACGAGCATGTTACAAAGCTGACTCATGGACCCCCTCTTAGGGAAACGGATCGTAAAGGATTATTGGCGTTTTCTGACCAGTTAAAGAGCTGTGAACATACTTTGGAGTCAATTGGTTACCTGGACGAAATTAATAGTGCCGATAATTTAAGAAGAATTGTCATGAGACTCCCTTTCCATCTTCGCACAAAGTTCGTTGGGGTTGCTGATCAGATTCAACAAAGTGGACAATGTCCTAATATCAGTCacattgccgaatttgtcaaggTGAATGCTCGCGCTGCAAATAACCCAGTATTTGGATGTCTGATGGACACAGAACACGAGATAACAGACCATCTGAGGCGAAGACCGAAGACTAGAAAACCTTTATTTCCAAATGAGCGAAGTACCGCCTTTAACACCAGCTAG